A single Pyxicephalus adspersus chromosome 8, UCB_Pads_2.0, whole genome shotgun sequence DNA region contains:
- the TATDN2 gene encoding putative deoxyribonuclease TATDN2 isoform X5: protein MNDDSKTKSEGLHRARGRRLHAPSLLFKRAFSDILGGSPRQRRSLDSQTTSQPEAERITCLQRQDFKDSEPSPRKDNPEKESADHTSWLRRTITKEVAKEEPEVCKEEEEAPKQKSKPLPRMDTPGKESADHPSWLRGTTTRSVSIEKSQVCKEKPEACKKEVMVHKQKSEPSSKTYTTVKEIAEEKSSWISGSPHHPNYLRQTITRAAPKEEMEVRNKKPKDHKEKSEARKDEKEDHKERPRAPEDTSRLVFIDDSDNDSDTGDHLDKDPSIGSDFSDIEDMGTLARFSQEDSPLPGCSAESTTAGTSTPSYVMHPPHLYGSSWNKYTDLWPTSPLYKPSVEQNTWRQGVLNQSCVSDVYVNAELSKNTSSESEDEVDKRPERSSSPFTQRTCDDKTKTEQRTLDISSAMDYNTPKFLREGFIDTHCHLDMLFARLQHKHSFADLRKQYASTFPSEFQGCITDYCDPRTLERLPWRNVLNENLVWGAFGCHPHFAQYYTSELQEEMMQAMRHPKAIAYGEMGLDYSHKCSTTMSDQHAVFEKQLKLAVQLGKPLVIHCRDADDDLLKIMKKWVPRDYKIHRHCFTGNYKDIEPLLNEFPNLMVGFTAVLTYSSAASARQAVTRIPIDRLIIETDAPFFVPRQVPKSLCKFSHPGLALHTVEEVARLKNLSLKSVMTKVRDNTHWLYNI from the exons ATGAATGATGACAGCAAAACAAAATCTGAGGGTTTGCACAGGGCCCGGGGACGAAGGCTCCATGCTCCGTCCTTGCTATTTAAGAGAGCGTTCAGCGACATTTTGGGAGGTTCTCCGAGACAAAGAAGATCACTGGACAGTCAAACGACAAGTCAGCCAGAAGCAGAGAGGATAACTTGTCTCCAGCGACAGGACTTCAAGGATTCAGAGCCTTCACCCAGGAAAGACAACCCTGAGAAAGAGAGTGCAGATCATACAAGCTGGTTAAGGAGAACAATCACAAAAGAGGTTGCTAAAGAAGAACCAGAGGTCTGTAAAGAGGAAGAGGAGGCCCCTAAACAGAAATCAAAGCCATTACCCAGGATGGACACCCCCGGGAAAGAGAGTGCAGATCACCCAAGCTGGTTAAGGGGGACAACAACAAGATCAGTTTCTATAGAAAAGTCTCAAGTCTGTAAAGAGAAGCCAGAGGCCTGCAAGAAGGAAGTCATGGTCCATAAACAGAAATCGGAACCATCATCCAAGACATACACCACAGTGAAAGAAATTGCGGAGGAGAAATCATCATGGATTTCGGGAAGTCCACATCACCCAAATTACCTAAGGCAAACTATTACAAGGGCAGCTCCTAAGGAAGAAATGGAGGTCAGAAATAAGAAACCAAAGGACCATAAGGAGAAATCAGAGGCCCGCAAGGACGAAAAGGAGGACCATAAAGAAAGACCAAGGGCTCCAGAGGACACATCACGACTTGTGTTCATAGATGACTCTGATAACGATTCTGATACA GGAGACCATCTGGATAAAGATCCATCTATAGGAAGTGACTTTTCTGATATAGAGGATATGGGCACATTGGCCAGATTTTCTCAAGAAGATTCACCTCTGCCAGGTTGTTCTGCGGAAAGCACCACAGCTGGGACATCAACACCCAGTTATGTTATGCACCCTCCCCATTTATATGGGAGCTCATGGAATAAGTATACAGACCTGTGGCCCACCAGCCCCTTGTACAAACCCAGTGTGGAGCAAAACACGTGGCGACAGGGCGTCCTTAACCAGAGCTGTGTATCAGACGTTTACGTTAATGCCGAGTTAAGCAAGAACACGTCCAGTGAAAGTGAAGACGAGGTTGATAAGAGACCAGAGAGATCGAGCTCCCCTTTTACACAACGGACATGTGATGACAAAACTAAAACCGAACAACGGACTTTAGATATTTCTTCCGCTATGGACTACAACACCCCAAAATTCTTGCGCGAGGGTTTTATAGACACTCATTGCCACCTGGATATGCTCTTTGCACGGCTGCAACATAAGCATTCTTTTGCAGATCTTCGTAAACAATATGCCTCTACGTTCCCCTCTGAATTTCAGGGCTGCATCACAGATTACTGTGACCCCCGCACGTTGGAGAGGCTTCCGTGGCGAAACGTTCTGAACGAGAACCTGGTCTGGGGGGCATTTGGATGTCACCCACACTTTGCACAATATTATACCAGTGAACTGCAGGAGGAGATGATGCAAGCTATGCGGCACCCAAAAGCAATTGCCTATGGGGAGATGGGTCTGGATTACTCCCACAAATGTTCAACGACCATGTCGGATCAGCATGCG GTGTTCGAGAAGCAGTTGAAGCTGGCTGTGCAATTGGGAAAGCCTCTTGTTATTCATTGTCGGGATGCAGATGATGACCTGCTTAAAATAATGAAGAAGTGGGTTCCCCGGGACTACAAGATACATCG ACACTGCTTCACTGGCAACTATAAAGACATTGAACCCCTCTTGAATGAGTTTCCAAACTTAATGGTGGGCTTCACTGCCGTCCTGACATACTCTTCAGCAGCGAGTGCACGGCAAGCTGTTACTCGGATCCCGATAGACAGGCTGATCATAGAAACAGATGCTCCGTTCTTTGTACCTAGACAG GTACCTAAAAGCCTGTGTAAATTTTCACACCCAGGTCTCGCCCTGCACACTGTTGAGGAAGTTGCCCGCTTGAAGAACTTATCCCTGAAATCCGTCATGACAAAGGTCCGTGATAACACCCACtggctgtataatatataa